The proteins below are encoded in one region of Reichenbachiella sp. 5M10:
- a CDS encoding DUF1328 domain-containing protein — protein sequence MFRLAIAFFIVAIIAAVFGFGGIAIAAAGAAKIVFFIALVLLAISVLAGILRGR from the coding sequence ATGTTTAGATTAGCCATAGCATTTTTTATCGTAGCGATCATTGCCGCAGTCTTCGGATTTGGCGGCATAGCGATAGCCGCAGCAGGCGCAGCGAAGATCGTGTTTTTCATTGCCTTAGTATTGCTGGCCATATCCGTACTTGCTGGTATCCTCAGGGGCCGTTGA
- a CDS encoding PAS domain S-box protein yields MRNLQDLVNTINSPIALINNDYKLEFANPSFCEFTNCTAESLIGKPISEVNPNLWSHAIGNKFEACLKGHPVDPEPYSVSQGSFSLNFTPHIDEKNEICAVFITVNLSESIDKAKNTDFYQEESFIQQINALPDSFLILQDGRIKLVNDMLCQISGYSKKELLNQDFTKFTAPEVFEKLQSFHKNRAQGLDAPLRYESIALSKSGKRIPVETTIVPTIFQMKPAWQVVLRDITDYKTTLNQLRESEEKYRFIAETTLDGIFIHDNGVVIECNQAMLNITGYTKEEIIGVNLLDVVLSKNESKSIQAQLTKKHAKPYIVNVKKKDGSLFKAEVEGQMTQYKGKKVRLASFKDVTERFKAEQDLQKFKTIADKSLYGNVIANLDGSMIYVNEYFAKKHGYSRDELIGKKLTIFHTSEQNKILIEAIPDLIKNGHIENIETTNVHKNGMEFPMQMSVTCINDENEHPAFIGVSAFDLSDRKKSEAAIRLSEEKFRELYDQSPVAIQYYGKDGELLDVNKKTLQLFGIKSQDAIAPFNMWDSEHFTEKNKQELKSGKTITISSTLDFDVIKKHNYFKTSKKGLHYIELQIAPLLIQHKAMSYLVYMTDVTERKNAEENFAKEKELLNAIIDNIPVLLTRYDPSSNVQFLNKEFEKKVGWKTAELQTIDLLNKVYPDPDYREKALAYMQKATSEWKEFRITSKFGHHIDSEWCNIKLDGGVQIGIGIDITDRKKAENQLRHHQELLNEMGRIAMVGAWEFDPATGKGFWTDEVARIHDLDPTETTSMELGLTFYKPESRVKIEMAIQAAIDSGTPYDLKLELISKKGIHKWVRTIGHPTKQNGKVVKIQGSFQDITEMKKAEEELQKNRNKLAEINENLENRVKERTAKLEQKNKELEQFSYIASHDLQEPLRTISNYIQVVHEDFEDTLSEEVLVYLQAISKSTERMRALIFALMNFSRLGHNRSLTEVNSEKIVTEVIEDLQQLIQSKKAKIEVGRLPRIYAYETELRQVFQNLISNALKFQKANHTCDIQINYLELENHHQFSVSDNGIGIASKDIDRIFHIFQKLHLSQTYEGHGIGLAYCKKIIELHDGDIWAESEKGKGSTFYFTLSKSQSYNSTIKLAPIDHH; encoded by the coding sequence ATGAGGAACTTACAGGATTTAGTGAATACGATCAACTCGCCAATTGCACTCATCAACAATGATTACAAATTAGAATTTGCTAACCCAAGCTTTTGTGAATTCACCAATTGCACAGCAGAAAGTTTAATTGGCAAACCGATTTCAGAGGTAAATCCAAACCTGTGGTCCCACGCCATTGGCAACAAATTTGAAGCCTGCCTGAAAGGTCACCCAGTTGATCCCGAACCCTATTCGGTGTCTCAAGGGTCATTTTCACTAAATTTCACACCTCATATTGATGAGAAGAACGAAATATGTGCGGTCTTCATCACCGTCAATTTGTCCGAATCAATCGATAAAGCGAAAAACACCGATTTCTATCAAGAAGAAAGTTTTATTCAACAAATAAATGCCCTCCCCGATTCATTTCTCATTCTACAAGATGGACGTATAAAGCTGGTAAACGACATGCTTTGCCAAATCTCTGGCTACTCCAAAAAAGAACTACTCAATCAAGATTTCACCAAGTTTACCGCCCCGGAGGTCTTTGAGAAATTACAGAGCTTTCACAAAAACAGAGCCCAAGGCCTTGATGCCCCATTGAGGTACGAATCCATCGCTCTTTCAAAATCGGGTAAACGAATCCCCGTGGAAACTACCATTGTCCCCACCATCTTTCAGATGAAGCCCGCATGGCAGGTAGTATTGCGTGACATCACAGATTACAAAACCACGCTAAACCAACTTCGCGAAAGCGAAGAAAAGTACCGTTTCATAGCTGAAACAACATTAGACGGTATTTTTATTCACGATAACGGTGTTGTGATCGAATGCAATCAAGCTATGCTCAATATTACGGGCTATACAAAGGAAGAAATAATTGGGGTCAATCTACTCGACGTAGTTTTATCCAAAAACGAAAGCAAATCTATTCAAGCCCAGTTGACAAAAAAGCATGCAAAGCCCTACATAGTCAATGTCAAAAAGAAAGATGGGAGTCTGTTTAAAGCAGAAGTAGAAGGACAAATGACTCAATACAAAGGCAAAAAGGTCCGTCTCGCTTCTTTCAAAGATGTAACGGAAAGATTCAAAGCCGAACAAGACCTCCAAAAGTTCAAAACCATTGCTGATAAATCCCTCTATGGAAACGTAATTGCAAACCTAGACGGATCCATGATCTATGTCAATGAATACTTTGCGAAGAAACATGGCTACTCTCGCGATGAACTCATTGGGAAAAAACTAACTATTTTCCATACCAGTGAGCAAAACAAAATCTTAATAGAAGCCATACCTGATTTAATCAAAAATGGTCATATCGAAAACATTGAAACTACCAACGTACATAAAAATGGAATGGAGTTTCCAATGCAAATGAGTGTTACCTGTATTAATGATGAAAATGAGCACCCAGCTTTTATTGGAGTCTCAGCATTTGATTTGAGTGATCGAAAAAAATCCGAAGCAGCCATACGGCTATCCGAAGAAAAATTCAGAGAACTCTATGATCAATCCCCTGTTGCCATTCAATACTACGGAAAAGACGGAGAGTTACTCGATGTGAATAAAAAAACACTGCAACTATTTGGAATAAAAAGCCAAGATGCCATCGCCCCGTTCAACATGTGGGACAGCGAGCATTTTACAGAGAAGAATAAACAAGAATTAAAGAGCGGAAAAACAATAACCATTTCTAGCACGCTAGATTTCGACGTTATCAAAAAACACAATTACTTTAAAACTTCTAAAAAAGGGCTTCACTATATAGAATTGCAGATCGCTCCCCTACTGATTCAGCACAAAGCCATGAGCTACCTAGTCTATATGACTGACGTGACCGAACGTAAAAATGCTGAAGAGAATTTTGCCAAAGAAAAAGAACTGCTCAATGCAATCATAGACAATATCCCCGTATTGCTCACTCGCTACGATCCCAGCTCTAACGTTCAATTTTTGAATAAGGAATTTGAGAAAAAAGTCGGTTGGAAGACCGCAGAACTCCAAACCATTGACTTACTCAACAAAGTATACCCTGACCCAGACTACAGAGAAAAAGCACTGGCTTACATGCAAAAGGCCACTTCAGAATGGAAAGAATTTAGAATCACTTCAAAATTTGGCCATCACATTGATTCAGAATGGTGCAACATCAAACTGGATGGAGGGGTTCAAATCGGAATAGGGATTGACATCACCGATCGAAAAAAAGCTGAAAACCAACTGCGACACCATCAAGAACTATTGAACGAAATGGGCAGGATAGCAATGGTCGGAGCATGGGAGTTTGATCCTGCTACAGGAAAGGGATTCTGGACTGATGAAGTAGCTCGAATCCACGACCTTGACCCTACCGAAACTACAAGTATGGAGCTAGGGTTAACTTTTTACAAACCAGAATCGCGTGTTAAAATTGAAATGGCTATTCAAGCCGCTATTGATTCGGGTACTCCTTATGATTTAAAACTGGAACTCATTAGCAAGAAAGGCATACATAAATGGGTGAGAACGATTGGGCATCCGACTAAACAGAATGGAAAAGTAGTGAAGATTCAAGGCTCATTTCAGGACATCACTGAAATGAAAAAAGCCGAAGAAGAGCTGCAAAAAAATCGCAACAAACTCGCTGAGATCAACGAAAACCTTGAAAACAGAGTAAAAGAACGCACTGCAAAACTGGAGCAAAAAAACAAGGAATTGGAACAATTTTCGTACATCGCTTCGCACGATTTGCAAGAACCACTGCGCACCATTTCCAACTACATCCAGGTTGTCCATGAAGATTTTGAAGATACGTTGAGCGAAGAAGTACTTGTGTACCTTCAAGCTATCAGCAAGTCCACAGAAAGAATGAGAGCTCTTATCTTCGCATTGATGAATTTCTCAAGATTAGGCCACAACAGGTCCCTGACTGAAGTGAATTCCGAAAAAATAGTTACCGAAGTAATAGAAGACTTGCAACAACTCATACAGTCCAAAAAAGCTAAAATTGAAGTAGGTAGATTGCCTCGAATATATGCCTATGAAACGGAGCTGCGTCAAGTCTTTCAGAACCTGATTTCTAATGCTCTAAAATTTCAAAAAGCAAATCATACATGCGACATTCAAATCAACTATCTGGAGTTGGAAAATCATCACCAATTCTCTGTTTCTGACAATGGGATCGGTATTGCGTCAAAGGATATTGACCGCATATTTCATATCTTTCAAAAACTTCATCTGTCTCAAACCTATGAAGGACACGGTATTGGTCTAGCCTATTGCAAAAAAATCATTGAGCTACATGACGGAGACATCTGGGCTGAGTCAGAAAAGGGCAAAGGAAGCACTTTCTATTTTACACTCTCTAAATCTCAAAGCTATAACTCTACAATCAAACTCGCTCCTATTGATCATCATTGA
- a CDS encoding DUF748 domain-containing protein, which translates to MKTKRAKRVFLIYFFVVIPGLFYLAQSNIGYFIERRMKKNNIEVESTGAEFSLFSRTVFFERLHVVSPQLGELTCTNLAIKKIGLLSLFAARGFAAEEVSLDTLSIELNFLPDSLMAANKDKGAIDIFVGDWDVAHGSVDLMQKDSSHLTLAFATNSLQYEAGVGANKGEVTVSQLVYDIHQNSSTARVDTIRIDLNTGNLSAQNITWKSQLTKKEYARKYPYQKGRLSLSIPDLIVKGLDLSQMHADKGIQCQRIDIDTCHLLSYKNKRLPFGDKPDQKLIADWIQSAPVKFQIDTVSIVKSTIVHEELFPDASAPGKVSFTNLYATLYHISSMDQKPLVMDAQAVLLGQGKLKAHFELNSSPIPCRVSGELGAMDFAQANSMTIPGVGLEIRSGRLQHLDFAFQYQAQESSGRMNMHYEDLTFRLIDPETRDQSRQQEVSSFLANVFIVRKSNDPNKNNYREGDISFEREAKKSEFAYWWKSVLSGIKSSVGIDRVSS; encoded by the coding sequence ATGAAAACAAAACGAGCGAAGAGGGTCTTTTTGATCTATTTTTTTGTGGTGATACCAGGATTATTTTATTTGGCGCAAAGCAATATCGGCTACTTCATAGAGCGGCGGATGAAAAAAAACAATATAGAGGTCGAGTCTACAGGGGCAGAGTTCAGTCTGTTTTCTCGTACGGTGTTTTTTGAGCGTCTACATGTAGTGAGTCCTCAGCTTGGCGAATTGACCTGTACCAATCTAGCAATCAAGAAAATCGGTTTACTGAGTTTGTTTGCTGCGCGTGGGTTCGCAGCAGAGGAGGTATCGCTGGATACCCTCAGTATCGAGCTCAATTTCTTACCAGACAGTTTGATGGCAGCCAACAAGGATAAAGGTGCGATAGATATATTCGTGGGAGACTGGGATGTAGCACATGGCTCGGTCGATCTCATGCAGAAGGACTCGTCGCACCTGACACTGGCTTTTGCGACCAACTCGCTGCAGTACGAAGCGGGAGTAGGGGCCAACAAGGGAGAAGTCACTGTCAGCCAGCTGGTCTATGATATCCATCAAAATAGCTCGACGGCACGAGTTGATACGATTCGTATAGATCTCAATACAGGCAATCTCTCTGCTCAGAATATCACTTGGAAGTCGCAGTTGACCAAAAAGGAATATGCGAGGAAGTATCCCTATCAGAAGGGACGCCTGAGTTTGAGTATTCCAGATCTCATCGTCAAGGGCTTGGATTTGAGTCAAATGCATGCAGACAAGGGAATTCAGTGTCAGCGTATAGATATCGATACGTGCCACTTGCTGTCTTACAAAAATAAGCGGCTTCCTTTTGGTGATAAGCCGGATCAGAAACTGATTGCGGATTGGATCCAGTCCGCCCCAGTCAAGTTTCAGATCGATACGGTGAGTATTGTCAAATCAACGATCGTTCATGAGGAATTGTTTCCAGATGCGAGTGCTCCAGGCAAGGTGTCTTTTACAAATCTCTATGCGACACTTTACCATATCTCATCTATGGATCAGAAACCTCTCGTCATGGATGCACAGGCAGTTTTGCTCGGACAGGGTAAGTTGAAGGCGCATTTTGAGTTGAATTCCTCTCCGATTCCATGTCGAGTATCAGGGGAGTTGGGAGCGATGGATTTTGCACAGGCCAATTCCATGACCATTCCTGGAGTGGGATTAGAAATCCGCTCTGGAAGGCTCCAGCATTTGGATTTTGCCTTTCAATACCAAGCTCAAGAGTCATCAGGTCGTATGAATATGCATTATGAGGATTTGACATTTCGACTGATAGATCCTGAGACCAGAGATCAGAGTAGACAGCAGGAGGTGAGTTCGTTTTTGGCGAATGTTTTCATTGTACGCAAGAGCAACGATCCAAACAAGAACAACTATCGGGAGGGGGACATCAGCTTTGAGAGAGAAGCCAAGAAATCAGAGTTTGCCTATTGGTGGAAATCCGTACTCAGTGGCATCAAATCATCCGTAGGAATCGACCGGGTCAGTAGCTAA
- a CDS encoding NAD(P)/FAD-dependent oxidoreductase encodes MKKIKDKYEVVIIGSGMAGLSCGLMLAMEGKSVCILEKNAQIGGTLQTFKRDGGKFDTGVHYVGGLDEGQPLYPYFKYLDIFKDIDIMKLDENAYDIISFDGDDNLYPHAQGYDNFIDQLVRYFPDERENLVRYLDDVQALCKKFALYNVYDLPAKANELEYMYDGAAQRIRTYTSNEKLQQVLAGSNILYAGEEEKTPFYVHALIINSYIMSSYKFHHGGSQISRSLNYSIKERGGNIVRNAEVTSINHNDNTVESVTLADGRTLKGDIFISNVHPTETIKLMDQSRMRKSYLSRIAHLENTVSVFTLYLVLKPNTVKYINSNQYNFKDGDVWQLTNYKPENWGKDFAVFYLPDNKNPEYASVITVMAYMKIEEMTPWLKTFNTTLQESERDESYQNFKELKAQFLLDRISQIIPDIRSKIKSYHTSTPLTQRDYLNTTDGSLYGISRDYNFPLKSQINTRTKMKNMYFTGQNIILHGILGATISSVVTCAEILGRDYLLKKIKSVL; translated from the coding sequence TTGAAAAAAATAAAAGATAAATACGAAGTAGTCATCATCGGCTCAGGCATGGCAGGCCTCTCCTGTGGACTCATGTTGGCAATGGAAGGCAAGTCCGTTTGTATTTTGGAAAAGAATGCTCAGATCGGTGGTACTCTTCAGACTTTCAAACGAGACGGAGGCAAATTTGACACGGGAGTACACTATGTCGGAGGTCTCGACGAAGGTCAACCCCTCTACCCTTACTTCAAGTACCTTGACATCTTCAAGGATATCGACATCATGAAGCTGGACGAGAATGCCTATGACATCATCTCCTTTGATGGAGATGACAATCTCTACCCACACGCACAAGGCTATGACAACTTCATAGATCAACTCGTCCGATACTTCCCAGACGAGCGAGAAAACCTAGTACGCTACTTGGATGATGTACAGGCTCTGTGTAAAAAGTTTGCACTCTACAACGTCTATGATCTCCCCGCCAAAGCCAACGAACTCGAATACATGTATGACGGAGCGGCACAGCGCATCCGCACCTATACATCCAATGAGAAACTACAACAAGTGCTTGCAGGCTCCAATATCCTCTATGCTGGTGAAGAGGAAAAAACGCCCTTTTATGTCCATGCTCTGATCATCAACTCCTACATCATGAGCTCCTACAAGTTTCATCATGGAGGCAGCCAGATCAGCCGCTCACTCAACTACTCAATCAAAGAACGAGGCGGCAACATCGTCCGCAATGCCGAAGTAACCAGCATCAACCACAATGACAACACTGTCGAGAGTGTCACCCTCGCAGATGGCAGAACCCTCAAAGGCGACATATTCATCTCCAACGTACACCCTACAGAAACCATCAAGCTCATGGATCAGAGTCGCATGCGCAAGTCATACCTCTCACGCATCGCACATCTCGAAAATACCGTTTCGGTCTTCACTCTTTATCTTGTACTCAAACCGAATACAGTCAAATACATCAACTCCAACCAGTACAACTTCAAAGATGGGGATGTATGGCAGCTCACCAACTACAAACCTGAAAACTGGGGCAAGGATTTCGCAGTATTCTATCTGCCGGACAACAAAAACCCAGAGTACGCCAGCGTGATTACCGTCATGGCTTACATGAAAATAGAGGAAATGACCCCTTGGCTCAAGACCTTCAACACTACGCTGCAAGAGAGTGAGCGTGACGAAAGCTACCAAAACTTCAAGGAACTCAAAGCACAGTTTTTGCTGGATAGAATCAGTCAAATCATCCCAGACATACGATCCAAAATCAAAAGTTATCACACGTCGACCCCTCTGACTCAACGCGACTACCTCAATACCACGGACGGGTCCCTCTACGGAATATCCAGGGATTATAATTTCCCGCTCAAGTCGCAGATCAATACACGTACCAAGATGAAAAACATGTATTTCACGGGACAAAACATCATCTTACACGGCATACTCGGCGCGACGATCAGTTCGGTAGTGACCTGTGCGGAGATTCTTGGTAGAGACTACCTCCTCAAAAAGATCAAATCCGTCCTCTAA
- a CDS encoding potassium/proton antiporter, translating into MDITIENILLIGSLLLLASVVAGKTSYKYGIPTLILFLIVGMAAGTDGLGIEFDDPQLAQFIGIVSLNFILFSGGLETNWGSIKPVLWQGISLSTVGVLLTATLMGIFIWLITDLSIYEGLLMGAIVSSTDAAAVFSILRSKNLALKNNLRPTLELESGSNDPMAYVLTIAFLGLVINEDLGLWSIVPLFFKQMLIGGCSGLLFGKVSKYTINKIELGFEGLYPVLVIALMFITFSATDFIGGNGFLAVYLCAVYLGNQNIIHKKTILKLFDGLAWLMQIILFLTLGLLVYPSHVLPFVGIGILVSVFLIFVARPLSVFLSLSPFKMKMRRRFYVSWVGLRGAVPIVFATYPMLAGIDKADMIFNIVFFISLTSVIIQGTSLSLVAKWLKVALPEAVKRKTPVDLLLSEDAKTAMAEIEIPRNSFPVGMKIVDIKFPKSTIIAMISRDSKFITPSGATVIEAKDILMILSDSQEGIAAVYDLLQIKKQRAR; encoded by the coding sequence ATGGATATTACCATCGAAAACATACTTCTGATTGGGTCACTGCTCCTACTGGCCAGTGTCGTTGCAGGCAAGACGTCCTACAAATACGGTATACCGACGTTGATACTCTTCTTGATCGTAGGCATGGCCGCTGGCACAGATGGCTTGGGTATCGAGTTTGATGACCCACAACTTGCGCAGTTTATCGGAATCGTATCGCTCAATTTTATTTTGTTTTCGGGAGGACTAGAGACCAACTGGGGCAGCATCAAACCTGTGCTTTGGCAAGGCATCTCCCTCTCCACAGTAGGTGTACTGCTGACGGCTACACTGATGGGTATTTTCATCTGGCTCATCACCGATTTGAGTATCTACGAAGGCTTACTCATGGGAGCCATCGTTTCTTCCACGGATGCAGCAGCAGTATTCTCCATTCTCCGTTCCAAAAACCTCGCGCTCAAAAACAACCTCCGCCCTACCCTCGAGCTCGAAAGCGGAAGCAATGACCCCATGGCCTATGTCCTCACCATTGCCTTTTTGGGACTGGTCATCAACGAAGACCTAGGACTCTGGTCCATTGTCCCTTTGTTTTTCAAACAAATGCTCATCGGTGGATGCAGTGGACTACTGTTTGGCAAGGTGAGCAAATACACCATCAACAAAATCGAACTTGGGTTTGAAGGACTCTACCCCGTACTAGTCATCGCCCTGATGTTCATTACTTTCTCTGCTACAGATTTCATCGGAGGCAACGGCTTCTTGGCGGTGTATCTATGTGCAGTCTATCTCGGCAACCAAAACATCATCCACAAGAAAACCATCCTCAAGCTATTTGATGGATTGGCATGGCTCATGCAAATCATCCTCTTTTTGACACTTGGATTGTTGGTGTACCCATCTCATGTGTTACCCTTTGTCGGTATTGGCATTTTGGTTTCCGTGTTCCTTATTTTTGTGGCCAGGCCACTCAGTGTATTCCTGAGTCTGAGCCCATTCAAGATGAAAATGAGACGCAGATTCTACGTCTCATGGGTGGGACTCAGAGGAGCGGTCCCGATCGTCTTTGCGACCTATCCGATGCTCGCTGGCATTGACAAGGCAGATATGATTTTCAATATTGTATTTTTCATCTCCTTGACGTCTGTCATCATCCAAGGCACCTCTCTATCGTTGGTTGCCAAATGGCTCAAGGTAGCACTGCCAGAAGCTGTCAAACGAAAAACTCCCGTAGACCTACTCCTCTCCGAAGATGCTAAAACTGCCATGGCAGAAATTGAAATTCCAAGAAACAGTTTTCCCGTAGGGATGAAAATAGTAGATATCAAGTTTCCAAAATCAACCATCATCGCAATGATCAGCCGAGACAGTAAGTTCATCACACCAAGTGGAGCCACAGTCATAGAAGCCAAAGACATCCTCATGATCCTCTCCGACAGCCAAGAAGGCATCGCAGCGGTATACGACCTACTACAGATCAAAAAACAACGCGCACGCTGA
- a CDS encoding MOSC domain-containing protein yields the protein MKVVSTQIAQPTTIIWNGKEELTGIYKVPVDHPLELGMTDVAQDAVIDRKYHGGVDKACYLYSADHYAYWRELYPGQELPYGMFGENLTVEGLDETQMIVGEVYQLGTARVQVSEPRQPCYKLGIRFGDQRVLKQFVNSSYSGVYVRVLQPGQVQRGDELVRIEAVAQGFTIAEVYALSYAKATHPEQVQRLVADEYLPQYLKEKLLAKFADTH from the coding sequence ATGAAAGTAGTATCGACCCAAATCGCACAACCGACTACCATCATTTGGAATGGCAAAGAAGAACTCACAGGGATCTATAAGGTGCCAGTGGATCATCCCTTGGAGCTGGGTATGACAGACGTAGCACAGGATGCAGTGATAGATCGTAAGTATCACGGTGGAGTGGACAAGGCGTGCTATTTGTATTCGGCGGATCATTATGCGTATTGGCGTGAGTTGTATCCAGGTCAGGAACTGCCCTATGGGATGTTTGGGGAGAATCTGACCGTAGAAGGACTCGATGAGACTCAGATGATAGTCGGAGAGGTGTACCAATTGGGAACGGCTAGAGTGCAAGTGTCAGAGCCGCGCCAACCTTGTTATAAGCTGGGGATTCGTTTTGGAGATCAGAGGGTGCTCAAGCAGTTTGTCAATTCTAGCTACTCGGGGGTATATGTCCGCGTACTGCAGCCAGGACAAGTTCAGCGTGGGGATGAGTTGGTACGGATCGAGGCAGTAGCCCAGGGGTTCACGATTGCAGAGGTGTATGCGCTCTCCTATGCCAAAGCCACCCACCCCGAGCAGGTTCAGCGTTTGGTGGCGGATGAATACCTTCCGCAGTACCTCAAAGAGAAATTGTTGGCGAAATTTGCAGATACACATTGA